In one window of Flavobacterium ginsengisoli DNA:
- a CDS encoding helix-turn-helix transcriptional regulator: MQILPSASLAPFIKNYTVVTIEKDLDNEVFYPSGYVDLIINISGGFAATIINGKQKDTPAIELLGHLTLPTRLSVAKGTSVLIARIYPHASALFFSDPLSEFTNYATDMYDVALGENRDLYDKIMETDDLLSKINVLETYFLQKLKKNETRLKKVSIVQHLSQGLFRNHQQLDLPFLARNSGLSERYIQKLYLANIGISPAAFTSVIRFNKSLDLVLNTTESLTTIAYDNGYYDQAHFIKEFRKFTGITPSASRNSSLKNDTDLQQAVNIGF, translated from the coding sequence ATGCAGATTTTACCGTCCGCCAGTTTAGCGCCGTTTATAAAGAACTATACTGTTGTTACAATTGAAAAAGATCTCGACAATGAAGTATTTTATCCAAGCGGATATGTCGATTTGATTATAAATATTTCTGGAGGATTTGCCGCAACCATTATCAACGGCAAACAGAAAGATACTCCTGCCATAGAATTATTGGGGCATCTAACGCTTCCAACGCGTCTTTCTGTAGCAAAAGGCACTTCGGTACTCATTGCAAGAATATATCCGCATGCCAGTGCATTATTTTTTTCTGATCCGCTATCAGAATTTACGAATTATGCCACCGATATGTACGATGTGGCTTTGGGAGAGAATAGAGATTTGTATGATAAGATTATGGAAACTGATGATCTTTTGTCTAAAATCAATGTTTTAGAAACGTATTTTCTTCAAAAATTAAAGAAAAATGAAACCCGATTAAAAAAGGTTTCCATAGTACAGCATTTGAGTCAAGGGTTATTTCGAAATCACCAGCAATTGGATTTACCTTTCCTTGCCCGAAATTCAGGATTATCAGAAAGGTATATCCAAAAACTTTATCTCGCTAATATTGGTATTAGTCCAGCTGCTTTTACATCAGTAATCCGATTTAATAAAAGCTTGGATTTGGTGCTCAATACGACAGAATCATTAACTACTATAGCCTACGATAATGGCTATTATGACCAAGCTCATTTTATAAAAGAATTTAGGAAGTTTACTGGCATTACGCCATCTGCATCCAGAAACTCGTCGCTTAAAAACGATACTGATTTACAGCAGGCTGTCAACATTGGTTTTTAA
- a CDS encoding YybH family protein, with amino-acid sequence MKTKIILSTLLMLTFWCNAQTTDSALKEVQKIIEASNKTFSDFTNKNDGSIVARYTDDACLFPPNGEPKCGAKQIDSFFRGGPQVHVIFTIQNLYGDPKTAVTEESFYEMTDMNGKKLDDGKVIVIWKKTKEGWKMHRDMFSDNHPAKQG; translated from the coding sequence ATGAAAACAAAAATTATTTTAAGCACACTCTTGATGCTTACTTTTTGGTGTAATGCCCAAACGACAGATTCAGCTTTAAAAGAAGTACAAAAAATTATTGAAGCGAGTAACAAAACGTTCTCCGATTTTACCAATAAGAATGACGGTTCTATTGTTGCTAGATATACAGATGATGCTTGTTTGTTTCCGCCAAATGGAGAACCAAAATGTGGAGCAAAGCAAATTGACTCCTTTTTTAGAGGCGGACCTCAAGTGCATGTTATATTCACAATTCAGAATCTTTATGGAGATCCAAAAACAGCTGTTACAGAAGAAAGTTTTTATGAAATGACCGATATGAATGGCAAAAAACTAGACGACGGAAAAGTAATTGTAATCTGGAAGAAAACCAAAGAAGGCTGGAAAATGCATCGCGATATGTTTAGCGACAATCATCCTGCAAAACAAGGTTAA